In one Candidatus Binatia bacterium genomic region, the following are encoded:
- a CDS encoding YihY/virulence factor BrkB family protein — MMLLARNLRRTFLRFQEHEGARNAASIAFFVLFSAVPSVALLLLSIGWTIHDPHEQAHLLGHMLELLPAGSTQNRTILLQSVEAIRKASAGISVMGALGLAWSALGMISATRWGLNRAWGVSSRRGFVRVRVRDFMTGLGIWALLVVSAASTAGLHVLLGEREIPAGGLPAGPDLVWATVQWSMPALLSFAGFFFVYWYVPNVAHRMRDVLPAALVATFLFEVSKYLFGLYVAVIASRSSLFGALGGILGFMLWVYVCSAILLIGAEFASVYRNRRAEKLAGAA; from the coding sequence ATGATGTTGCTCGCTCGAAATCTGCGAAGGACCTTCCTCCGCTTCCAGGAGCACGAGGGCGCCCGGAATGCGGCTTCCATCGCATTCTTCGTGCTCTTCTCGGCGGTGCCTTCGGTCGCGCTCCTGCTTCTCTCGATCGGCTGGACGATTCACGATCCGCACGAGCAGGCGCACCTTCTCGGGCACATGCTCGAGCTCTTGCCGGCCGGTTCCACCCAGAACCGCACGATCCTGCTTCAATCGGTCGAGGCGATCCGAAAGGCCAGCGCGGGGATTTCCGTCATGGGCGCCCTGGGGCTCGCCTGGTCGGCGCTCGGGATGATCAGCGCCACGCGGTGGGGCTTGAATCGGGCATGGGGCGTCAGCTCCCGGCGCGGGTTCGTGCGGGTTCGGGTGCGCGACTTCATGACCGGCCTCGGGATCTGGGCGCTCCTCGTGGTCTCCGCGGCGAGCACGGCGGGTCTGCACGTGCTCCTGGGCGAGCGGGAGATCCCGGCGGGTGGGCTGCCGGCGGGACCCGACCTGGTCTGGGCCACCGTGCAGTGGAGCATGCCCGCGCTCCTCAGCTTCGCGGGGTTCTTCTTCGTCTACTGGTACGTGCCGAACGTGGCGCACCGCATGCGCGACGTCCTCCCCGCCGCGCTCGTCGCGACCTTCCTGTTCGAGGTCTCGAAGTACCTGTTCGGGCTGTACGTCGCCGTCATCGCGAGCCGCTCCTCCCTGTTCGGAGCGCTGGGAGGCATCCTCGGCTTCATGCTCTGGGTCTACGTCTGCTCGGCGATCCTCCTCATCGGCGCGGAATTCGCCTCGGTCTA